From Camelus bactrianus isolate YW-2024 breed Bactrian camel chromosome 16, ASM4877302v1, whole genome shotgun sequence, the proteins below share one genomic window:
- the BAHCC1 gene encoding BAH and coiled-coil domain-containing protein 1 isoform X2 produces MDGRDFAPPPHLLSERGSLGHRSAAAAARLAPAGPAAQPPAHFQPGKYFPSPLPMASHTASSRLMGSSPASSFMGSFLTSSLGSAASAHPSGPTPSPSEQAYRGSHPATSQIWFSHSHEAPGYPRFSGSLASTFLPMSHLDHHGNSNVLYGQHRFYGTQKDNFYLRNLPPQPTLLPANHNFPSVARSAPSHPIGSCSRDRGEAGHLQKGSKEFDRFLVGKEKASKAAEGKERPAAEEDGGRMRHKLVLPVPGDTHCKEGSVARGACEGRPKHLASCLLNTKVLDGELGRAALASCAGGMLGRPGMGAPSSGRCAKEAVGPAEPGPAFSECLERRQMLHHAASYTVPSGLPAGPPPPLSTAAGSFPCLQLHGGPDGLCPLQDKVPRDLKASGPTFVPSVGHLAEKSRPFQAAEACAVAGEGKDRHPEGAAAPDHSAPYGVSYAHLKAEGKGERRPGSFEVALNPRLKGLEYLDSAGPEASFPGLPKGSLDKSSYFDLPAPSQDCARPSHQDPMGGKVTQACCTLGKTANKEALGGPPGAQKVARIRHQQHSVAPEAEPGGSGAEAKRKSLELASLGYGGPPPPPWSVQSGQGAAMAIGEERKAGAYLDPFGGPLQQSALLPQDLPAPPDEVSAMKNLLKYSNQALVVGQKAPFVGRGGLKASCAQQDAKLPASKGPGQAPGDVERPDCARSREHDAPHGDGEVRQPPVGIAVALARQKDTVSRSEAAYGANTGRQGRAAPAFKAGSGPRSTHALDLEAEEERVRLCEDRLGLAGRELLLQDNKDLVEFARIHPSGGCPGDLAPHLMIAGGSSLQSSQLSSDPAPHPHPAHPPWLPRTRSPSLWMGGHSYGLGHPALHQNLPPGFPASVPGSMPPVFPLSQDAPAQLVILPSEPTPHTTPHALADVMDQASLWPPMYGGRGPASHVQHTGQLPVYSRPQFLRQQELYALQQQRAAQFQQKPEDHHLELEEPAQEKALKSTHKPVALTPTAKGAPTPATAGPAKLSPCCHSPALKPPASCPTPPPNPGAPCTLSVCPTGSPRPGSKLPSAEDKSGEGQRPRADLSTLEPDLPPGYTCPVAGSGFSQPPSVHSSDLSDPKTMQTAPPGAQPELARTLPPGELRLHGPQSPEETGLPSGAREATQDLAATPYPAERGAPGKAEGPSPLEGLRELQCGSLLEGGGPEATGQADFTQGGAREERTTEEGREEGEQGPSLGAGPQAVEQQGTLGALDQAEHGRQQAPTEAEAGDEAQFEAEELEEEEEEGWGSTPNNSQRPRELPGLDALVAATINLGDLPSEGPLDPQPPAVPGPPSTAPLPRSSGIYGIALLSELAELEIQQQRTEPGLQEEEHVLAFNLQRLATLASAWSMVEAAGLDSPAASAPPPPAGPCRAPTLTPRMQILQRKDTWIPKTKPVCPLKAAIDRLDTQEVEMRVRLAELQRRFKEKQRELARLQRRHDRERDDSSRSPARRGPGRPRKRKYSSLLPALRPGDGKKVKAVRSSLGLLCAELRGAADEPAKKRGRLEKGAYVGLQPASAEKVRSKKSSGRGDVASVVAHKVARLTPEGESKALPASLSPFQRKEATPGGRLRKKLSRAKSTRVSGAARHPQPDGSRETPKFLAPQAGATARDAGSGSDSDNCEGLLETEAPLKEPGLALHAGARVAVLGPSPSSVVKMEANQKAKKKKERQGLLGACRLSSPESEVKVKRRTVKAKVGGKLERAPGRRPPGGPSRKKATGKATGSLRAEPGTTPCREALCGPARAFACHEEGSRLASERLKRATRKSTALPPALRRKNGALSIALSPRNAKAILGRGRKAGKVKTKAIGKQGKGRAVSRLLESFAVEDDFEFEDSSSLSEDEEEGEASGPLSAEQSAALARSCTIHKEDLQDGLPVLIPKEDSLLYAGSVRTLQPPDIYSIVIEGERGNRQRIYSLEQLLQEAVLDVRPQSSRYLPPGTRVCAYWSQKSRCLYPGNVVRGTSSDEEEDLDSVVVEFDDGDTGHIAVSNIRLLPPDFKIQCTEPSPALLVSSSCRRTKKASCEAPPPSEAPAPSLSPKAHDGPEASKAPGKKSIVKDKAGKAELLPPGAKPPAGTSDHFLGRRGGPLLSWSAVAQTKRKAAAVAGGKGPGVLQNLFQLNGSAKKLRAREALFPVHSVAAPVFGNGFRADSFSSLASSYSPFVSGAGPGLPGGAHKLLRAKKAERAEAEKGGRRRAGGEFLVKLDHEGVTSPKSKNCKALHAGDKDAGPRSGRALPSPSYGHPALAGKDRKGRAPVHPLPVGLALRKFAGQAEYPLPCDSDCHSSYSDEEEDGPSLAPGVPSRFLARLSVSSSSSGSSTSSSSGSLSTSSLCSSDDEASSYSSDEEDPALLLQTCLTHPVPALLAQPEALRAKGGGPHAHAHAQRCFLSRAAVAGGGAGAGASGGRPRLKRKEGLSSSKAKELSRRQRLPSVENRPKISAFLPARQLWKWSGNPTQRRGVKGKARKLFYKAIVRGKEMLRIGDCAVFLSAGRPNLPYIGRIESMWESWGSNMVVKVKWFYHPEETKLGKRQSDGKNALYQSCHEDENDVQTISHKCQVVGREQYEQMTRSPGHQDRRDLYYLAGTYDPTTGRLVTADGVPVLC; encoded by the exons CCAGCAGCCGCCTGATGGGGAGCTCTCCGGCCTCGTCTTTCATGGGCAGTTTCCTCACCAGCAGCCTGGGCTCGGCAGCCTCCGCGCACCCCAGCGgccccactccctctccctcGGAGCAGGCCTACCGCGGCTCCCACCCCGCCACCTCCCAGATCTGGTTCTCCCACTCCCACGAAG CTCCAGGGTACCCCAGATTTTCGGGGAGTCTGGCATCCACCTTCCTACCCATGAGCCACTTGGATCACCATGGAAACAGCAATGTTCTCTATGGGCAACATCGTTTCTATGGAACCCAAAAAG ATAACTTCTACCTGCGCAACCTGCCCCCTCAGCCCACGCTCCTGCCCGCCAACCACAATTTCCCCAGCGTGGCCCGGTCCGCCCCCAGCCACCCCATCGGCTCCTGCAGCCGCGACCGGGGCGAGGCCGGCCACCTGCAGAAGGGCAGCAAGGAGTTTGACCGCTTCCTCGTGGGCAAAGAGAAAGCCAGCAAGGCGGCTGAGGGCAAGGAGCGGCCAGCGGCGGAGGAGGACGGCGGCAGGATGCGGCACAAGCTGGTGCTGCCTGTGCCTGGGGACACGCACTGTAAGGAGGGCAGCGTGGCCCGCGGCGCCTGTGAGGGCCGCCCCAAGCACCTGGCCTCCTGTCTCCTCAACACCAAGGTGCTGGATGGTGAGCTGGGCCGGGCTGCGCTGGCCAGCTGTGCGGGGGGCATGCTGGGGCGGCCCGGCATGGGCGCGCCGTCCTCCGGACGCTGCGCCAAGGAGGCGGTGGGCCCCGCAGAGCCCGGGCCCGCCTTCAGCGAGTGCCTGGAGCGGAGACAGATGCTGCATCACGCCGCATCCTACACGGTGCCGTCCGGCCTGCCCGCCGGGCCGCCCCCGCCCCTCAGCACGGCTGCTGGCTCCTTCCCCTGCCTGCAGCTGCACGGGGGCCCAGACGGGCTCTGTCCCCTGCAGGACAAAGTCCCCCGGGACCTGAAGGCCAGCGGGCCCACCTTCGTGCCTTCTGTGGGACACCTGGCTGAAAAGAGCCGCCCCTTCCAGGCGGCCGAGGCCTGTGCCGTGGCGGGTGAAGGCAAAGACCGGCACCCGGAGGGGGCTGCAGCACCTGACCACTCTGCGCCCTACGGGGTCTCCTATGCCCACCTGAAGGCCGAGGGCAAGGGCGAGCGGAGGCCCGGGAGCTTTGAGGTGGCCCTCAATCCCCGGCTTAAGGGCCTGGAGTACCTGGACAGCGCCGGCCCcgaggcctccttccctgggctccCCAAAGGGAGCCTGGACAAAAGCAGCTACTTTGATTTGCCTGCTCCCTCGCAGGACTGTGCCCGGCCAAGTCACCAGGACCCGATGGGCGGGAAGGTCACCCAGGCCTGCTGCACTTTAGGCAAGACGGCCAACAAGGAGGCCCTTGGGGGGCCCCCCGGGGCCCAGAAGGTGGCTCGGATCCGGCATCAGCAGCACTCGGTAGCCCCCGAGGCGGAGCCGGGAGGCAGCGGGGCTGAGGCCAAGCGCAAGTCTCTGGAGCTGGCCTCCCTGGGCTATGGtgggccgcccccgcccccgtgGAGCGTCCAGTCCGGCCAGGGCGCCGCCATGGCCATCGGCGAGGAGCGCAAGGCCGGCGCCTACCTGGACCCCTTTGGCGGCCCCTTGCAGCAGTCCGCGCTCCTGCCGCAGGACCTGCCCGCCCCGCCCGACGAGGTCTCGGCCATGAAGAACCTGCTCAAGTACAGCAACCAAGCGCTGGTGGTCGGCCAGAAGGCCCCCTTCGTGGGCCGGGGGGGCCTGAAGGCCAGCTGCGCCCAGCAGGACGCGAAGCTCCCGGCCTCCAAGGGCCCGGGCCAGGCCCCCGGCGACGTGGAAAGGCCCGACTGTGCCCGAAGCAGGGAGCACGACGCTCCACATGGTGACGGGGAGGTGCGGCAGCCGCCCGTGGGCATAGCGGTGGCCTTGGCCCGGCAGAAGGACACGGTGAGCCGGTCGGAGGCGGCCTACGGTGCCAACACGGGGAGGCAGGGCCGGGCAGCCCCTGCCTTCAAAG CTGGCAGTGGGCCCCGCTCCACCCACGCGCTGGACCTGGAGGCCGAAGAGGAAAGGGTGCGCCTGTGCGAGGACCGCCTGGGGCTCGCTGGCCGCGAGCTGCTGCTGCA GGACAACAAAGACCTCGTGGAGTTCGCCCGGATCCACCCATCGGGCGGCTGCCCGGGAGACCTGGCCCCCCACCTCATGATCGCTGGGGGCTCCTCCCTGCAGAGCAGCCAGCTGAGCAGTGACCCggccccccatccccaccctgcgCACCCACCCTGGCTGCCACGCACCCGCAGCCCCTCCCTGTGGATGGGGGGACATTCTTACG GCCTTGGTCACCCCGCCCTGCACCAGAACCTGCCCCCCGGCTTCCCCGCCTCCGTGCCCGGCTCCATGCCCCCCGTCTTCCCCCTCTCCCAGGATGCCCCCGCACAGCTAGTCATCCTGCCCTCTGAGCCCACGCCCCACACCACCCCCCATGCGCTTG CTGACGTCATGGACCAGGCTTCGTTGTGGCCCCCCATGTATGGGGGCCGGGGCCCCGCCTCCCACGTGCAGCACACAGGCCAGCTCCCTGTCTACTCACGGCCCCAGTTCCTGCGGCAGCAGGAGCTCTACGCCCTGCAGCAGCAGCGGGCCGCCCAGTTCCAG caGAAGCCCGAGGACCACCACCTGGAGCTGGAGGAGCCCGCCCAGGAGAAGGCCTTGAAGTCCACCCACAAGCCAGTTGCCTTAACCCCCACGGCCAAGGGCGCCCCCACGCCCGCCACCGCAGGCCCTGCCAAGCTGTCACCCTGCTGCCACTCTCCTGCCCTGAAGCCCCCCGCCAGCTGCCCTACACCACCGCCGAATCCCGGCGCCCCGTGCACTTTATCCGTCTGCCCCACCGGcagccccaggcctggctccAAGCTGCCCAGCGCCGAGGACAAGAGTGGGGAGGGCCAGCGGCCCAGAGCCGACCTCAGCACATTGGAGCCAG ACCTGCCTCCCGGATACACGTGCCCCGTGGCCGGCTCGGGCTTCTCCCAGCCCCCCAGTGTGCACTCATCTGACCTCTCGGACCCCAAAACTATGCAAACCGCTCCTCCAGGGGCCCAGCCTGAGCTGGCAAGGACGTTGCCACCCGGGGAGCTGCGCCTACACGGCCCTCAGAGCCCAGAGGAGACCGGGCTGCCCTCAGGGGCCAGGGAGGCCACCCAGGACCTTGCCGCCACCCCCTACCCTGCCGAGCGGGGAGCCCCGGGGAAGGCAGAGGGCCCCAGCCCACTGGAGGGGCTGCGAGAACTGCAGTGTGGGTCCCTCCTCGAGGGAGGGGGCCCTGAGGCCACTGGCCAGGCTGATTTCACTCAGGGAGGGGCCCGAGAGGAGAGGACCacggaggagggcagggaggagggagagcaagGGCCCTCTTTAGGGGCCGGCCCCCAGGCTGTGGAGCAGCAGGGGACCCTGGGTGCCCTGGATCAGGCCGAGCACGGCAGGCAGCAGGCCCCCACGGAGGCTGAGGCCGGGGATGAGGCCCAGTTCGAGGCggaagagctggaggaggaggaagaggagggctgGGGGTCGACTCCCAACAACAGCCAACGGCCCAGGGAGCTGCCTGGTCTGGATGCCCTGGTGGCAGCCACCATCAACCTGGGGGATCTGCCCAGCGAAGGCCCACTGGACCCTCAGCCCCCTGCTGTCCCCGGGCCACCCAGCACAGCTCCCCTGCCCCGTAGCTCAGGGATTTATGGAATTGCCCTGCTCAGTGAGCTGGCCGAGCTGGAGATCCAGCAGCAGAGGACTGAGCCCGGCTTGCAAG AGGAGGAGCATGTGCTGGCCTTCAACCTGCAGCGCCTGGCCACGCTGGCCTCAGCCTGGTCCATGGTGGAGGCTGCTGGCCTGGACAGCCCTgctgcctcagccccgcccccccccGCCGGCCCCTGCAGGGCTCCCACACTCACCCCCCGCATGCAGATCCTGCAGCGCAAGGACACCTGGATCCCCAAGACCAAGCCT GTGTGCCCACTGAAGGCAGCCATCGACCGGCTGGACACGCAGGAGGTGGAGATGCGAGTGCGGCTGGCGGAGCTGCAGAGGCGCTTCAAGGAGAAGCAGCGGGAGCTGGCCCGGCTGCAGCGCAGGCACGACCGCGA GAGAGATGACAGCTCTCGGAGCCCTGCCAGGCGTGGGCCCGGCCGGCCGCGGAAGCGCAAATACTCCAGCTTGCTGCCTGCCCTGCGCCCTGGTGATGGCAAGAAAGTCAA GGCGGTGCGCTCCAGCCTTGGCCTGCTGTGCGCCGAGCTGCGGGGTGCCGCTGACGAGCCCGCGAAGAAGCGAGGCCGGCTGGAGAAGGGCGCCTACGTGGGCCTGCAGCCCGCCTCTGCG GAGAAGGTTCGGAGCAAGAAGAGCAGCGGCCGGGGCGACGTCGCATCCGTCGTGGCCCACAAGGTGGCCCGGCTGACACCAGAGGGCGAGAGCAAGGCGCTGCCAGCCAGCCTCAGCCCCTTCCAGCGGAAGGAGGCCACCCCTGGGGGGCGCCTCAGGAAGAAGCTGTCTCGAGCCAAGAGCACCAGGGTGTCGGGGGCCGCCCGGCACCCACAGCCTGACGGCAGCAGGGAGACCCCGAAGTTCCTGGCCCCGCAGGCAGGGGCCACGGCACGTGACGCAG GCAGCGGCTCTGACAGTGACAACTGTGAGGGTCTGTTGGAGACAGAGGCTCCCCTCAAGGAGCCGGGCCTGGCGCTGCACGCTGGGGCCCGCGTGGCTGTGCTGGGGCCCTCGCCCTCCTCCGTGGTCAAGATGGAGGCCAACCAGAAGgccaagaagaagaaggagaggcAGGGCTTGCTAG ggGCCTGCCGCCTGTCCAGCCCCGAGAGTGAGGTCAAGGTCAAGCGGCGGACGGTGAAGGCCAAGGTGGGCGGCAAGCTGGAGCGGGCCCCGGGGCGCAGGCCCCCAGGAGGGCCCAGCCGGAAGAAAGCCACGGGCAAGGCCACGGGCAGCCTGCGGGCAGAGCCGGGGACCACACCCTGCAGGGAAGCCCTCTGCGGCCCTGCCCGGGCCTTCGCCTGCCACGAGGAGGGCAGCAGGCTGGCCAGCGAGCGCCTCAAGAGAGCCACACGCAAGAGCACAGCGCTCCCGCCCGCGCTGCGG CGGAAGAACGGGGCCCTGTCCATCGCCCTGTCACCCCGCAACGCCAAGGCCatcctggggaggggcaggaaggcgGGCAAGGTGAAAACCAAGGCCATCGGCAAGCAG ggcaaGGGCCGGGCGGTGAGCCGGCTGCTGGAGAGCTTCGCGGTGGAGGATGACTTCGAGTTTGAGGACAGCAGCAGCCTCtcggaggacgaggaggagggggaggccagTGGGCCCCTGAGTGCTGAGCAGAGCGCAGCCCTGG CACGCTCCTGCACCATCCACAAGGAAGACCTGCAGGACGGGCTGCCCGTGCTCATCCCCAAGGAGGACAGCCTGCTGTACGCGGGCAGCGTCAGGACCCTGCAGCCCCCTGACAT CTACAGCATCGTCATCGAGGGCGAGAGAGGCAACCGTCAGAGGATCTACTCGCTGGAGCAGCTGCTGCAGGAGGCG GTTCTCGACGTCCGGCCGCAGTCCAGCCGGTACCTCCCGCCCGGCACGAGGGTCTGCGCCTACTGGAGCCAGAAGTCCCGCTGCCTGTACCCCGGCAACGTGGTGCGAG GCACCTCCAGTGATGAGGAGGAGGACCTGGACTCCGTGGTGGTGGAGTTTGACGATGGGGACACTGGCCACATCGCCGTCTCCAACATCAGGCTGCTACCTCCGGACTTCAAGATCCAAT GCACGGAGCCCTCACCAGCCCTGCTGGTGTCCAGCAGCTGCCGGAGGACCAAGAAAGCTTCCTGCGAGGCACCCCCACCCAGTGAGGCCCCCGCCCCAAGCCTGTCTCCCAAGGCCCATGATGGCCCCGAAGCCTCGAAGGCCCCTGGCAAGAAATCCATCGTCAAAGACAAAGCTG gcaAGGCAGAGCTCCTGCCCCCCGGCGCCAAGCCCCCTGCGGGGACCTCAGACCACTTCCTGGGCCGTCGGGGCGGCCCACTGCTGAGCTGGTCGGCCGTGGCACAGACCAAGCGGAAGGCGGCGGCCGTGGCGGGCGGCAAGGGGCCGGGCGTGCTGCAGAACCTCTTCCAGCTCAACGGCAGTGCCAAGAAGCTGCGAGCCCGCGAGGCGCTGTTCCCCGTGCACAGCGTGGCCGCGCCCGTGTTCGGCAACGGCTTCCGCGCGGACTCCTTCAGCAGCCTGGCCAGCTCCTACTCGCCCTTCGTGAGCGGGGCCGGGCCTGGCTTGCCTGGGGGCGCCCACAAGCTGCTGCGGGCCAAGAAGGCCGAGCGGGCAGAGGCTGAgaagggcgggcggcggcgggcgggcggcgagtTCCTAGTCAAGCTGGACCACGAGGGCGTGACCTCTCCCAAGAGCAAGAACTGCAAGGCGCTGCACGCAGGCGACAAGGATGCAGGGCCCCGGTCCGGGcgggccctgcccagccccagctACGGGCACCCGGCCCTCGCGGGCAAGGACAGAAAGGGCCGGGCGCCCGTCCACCCGCTGCCCGTGGGACTGGCGCTGCGCAAGTTTGCGGGCCAGGCCGAGTACCCGCTGCCCTGTGACAGTGACTGCCACAGCTCCTACTCAGACGAGGAGGAGGATGGGCCCAGCCTGGCGCCCGGCGTGCCCTCCCGCTTCCTCGCCCGCCTGTccgtgtcctcctcctcctcgggctcgtccacctcctcctcctcgggCTCCCTGTCCACCTCCAGCCTCTGCTCCTCGGACGACGAGGCCTCCTCCTACAGCTCGGACGAGGAGGACCCGGCCCTGCTGCTGCAGACCTGCCTCACCCACCCCGTGCCCGCCCTCCTGGCCCAGCCCGAGGCCCTGCGTGCCAAGGGGGGCGGCccgcacgcgcacgcgcacgccCAGCGCTGCTTCCTGTCCAGGGCCGCAGTGGCCGGCGGGGGCGCCGGCGCCGGCGCCAGTGGCGGCAGACCCAGGCTCAAGCGCAAGGAGGGCCTGAGCTCCTCCAAAGCCAAAGAGCTGTCCCGGAGGCAGCGGCTGCCCTCCGTGGAGAACCGGCCAAAGATCTCAGCCTTCCTGCCCGCCCGGCAGCTCTGGAAGTGGTCAGGGAACCCCACGCAG AGGCGGGGCGTGAAAGGTAAGGCCAGGAAGCTGTTCTACAAGGCCATCGTCCGCGGCAAGGAGATGCTTCGCATCGGGGACTGCGCCGTCTTCCTGTCGGCCGGGCGGCCCAACCTGCCCTACATCGGCCGCATCGAGAGCATGTGGGAGTCGTGGGGCAGCAACATGGTGGTGAAGGTGAAGTGGTTCTACCACCCGGAGGAGACCAAGCTGGGGAAGCGGCAGAGCGACGGGAAG AATGCGCTGTACCAGTCCTGTCACGAGGACGAGAACGACGTGCAGACCATCTCTCACAAGTGCCAGGTGGTGGGGCGGGAGCAGTACGAGCAGATGACACGCAGCCCTGGGCACCAGGACCGGAGGGACCTGTATTACCTGGCGGGCACCTACGACCCCACCACGGGGCGCCTGGTGACGGCCGACGGCGTGCCCGTCCTGTGCTGA